A region from the Microbacterium lacus genome encodes:
- a CDS encoding tetratricopeptide repeat protein has translation MTDVSPTALRGAVDLSALRNRPAAPAPGTAQTSTPSPSLVMDVTDDTFPQILELSRSVPVVIDLWAEWCGPCKQLSPILEAVVTELSGRLVLAKVDVDANPQLAQAFRAQSIPMVVALVGGQPVPLFTGAVPEQQVREVFAQLLQLAAQNGVTGSVDVSGDGNAADGEPVDAPLPPLHAEAYEAIEAGDYARAVVAYEKALAENPRDEDARAGLGQVRLLDRVQHLDLQSARAAAAAGPLDIEAQFAVADLDIAGGHVDDAFGRLLDLFGALPADDRSAVRERLLELFGLIGDADPRVLRARGRLASLLF, from the coding sequence TTGACCGACGTCTCTCCGACCGCTCTCCGCGGTGCCGTCGACCTGTCGGCTCTGCGCAATCGACCCGCCGCGCCTGCCCCGGGTACCGCGCAGACGTCGACGCCCTCACCGTCTCTCGTCATGGACGTCACCGACGACACCTTCCCGCAGATCCTGGAGCTCTCGCGTTCGGTGCCCGTCGTGATCGACCTCTGGGCGGAGTGGTGCGGCCCCTGCAAGCAGCTCAGCCCGATCCTCGAGGCCGTCGTGACCGAACTCTCGGGTCGCCTCGTGCTCGCCAAGGTCGATGTCGACGCGAACCCGCAGCTCGCGCAGGCGTTCCGTGCGCAGTCGATCCCGATGGTGGTCGCCCTGGTCGGCGGCCAGCCGGTGCCGCTGTTCACGGGGGCCGTTCCCGAGCAGCAGGTGCGCGAGGTCTTCGCCCAGCTCCTCCAGCTCGCCGCCCAGAACGGGGTGACGGGTTCGGTGGATGTGTCCGGCGACGGCAACGCCGCAGACGGCGAGCCGGTGGATGCACCCCTGCCTCCGCTGCACGCCGAGGCGTATGAGGCGATCGAAGCGGGCGACTACGCCCGCGCAGTGGTCGCCTACGAGAAGGCCCTCGCCGAGAATCCCCGCGATGAGGATGCCCGCGCCGGCCTCGGTCAGGTGCGTCTGCTCGACCGGGTCCAGCATCTCGATCTGCAGAGCGCGCGGGCGGCAGCGGCGGCGGGCCCGCTCGACATCGAGGCTCAGTTCGCCGTCGCCGACCTTGACATCGCGGGTGGGCATGTGGACGACGCGTTCGGGCGACTCCTGGATCTGTTCGGTGCCCTGCCCGCGGATGACCGGTCCGCGGTGCGCGAACGACTTCTGGAGCTGTTCGGTCTGATCGGGGATGCCGACCCGCGGGTCCTTCGCGCCCGCGGCCGACTGGCCTCGCTCCTGTTCTGA
- the glgB gene encoding 1,4-alpha-glucan branching protein GlgB has protein sequence MTSPTDDLLDAVAAGSHHDPHSVLGMHFGQDAEGAPEWTIRARRPLAHSVTAVFDDGTRVPLEHVRAGIWEGQRAGEGGSYELVTTYPDAPDFTAVDPYRFAPTIGELDLHLIREGRHEELWRVLGAHVRTIDGVAGTAFSVWAPNARAVRVVGDFNGWDGPAHAMRSMGSSGVWEIFVPGIGVGTAYKFQLLSRGGEWVLKADPMARFAEIPPATASVVTDSGYAWSDAAWLKARASSQPVSQPMSIYEVHFGSWRPGLSYREGADQLIDYVTAQGFTHVEFLPLAEHPFGGSWGYQVTGYYSPTSRFGSPDDLRYLIDRLHQAGIGVIMDWVPGHFPKDAFALARFDGEALYEHPDPRRGEHRDWGTYIFDYGRNEVRNFLVANALYWFEEFHVDGLRVDAVASMLYLDYSREDGEWVPNIHGGRENLEAIRFLQEVTATSYKRYPGISLIAEESTSFPGVTAPTSQAGLGFGFKWNMGWMNDSLQYIARDPMYRAHHEGELSFSFVYAFSENFVLPISHDEVVHGKGSLFARMPGDHWQKLANMRAFLAYMWGHPGKQLLFMGQEFGQLSEWAEGRGLDWWLLDQPSHAQLHGFVATLNSVYKAQSALWSRDSDGAAFSRIGAPTWNPNVVAFSRRDHHGNTVVVIANFSGVPIHGYALDLPESGVWHEILNSDGQEYGGSGVGNLGAVHAGESGRATMVLPPLGVLWLGHAAQQHLPPQTSSGQLLLP, from the coding sequence ATGACGAGTCCCACCGATGACCTGCTCGACGCCGTCGCGGCGGGCTCGCATCACGATCCGCATTCCGTCCTCGGCATGCATTTCGGACAGGATGCCGAGGGTGCGCCCGAGTGGACGATCAGAGCGCGTCGGCCGCTGGCCCACAGCGTCACCGCCGTGTTCGACGACGGCACCCGTGTCCCGCTCGAGCACGTGCGCGCCGGCATCTGGGAAGGTCAGCGCGCCGGTGAGGGCGGCTCGTACGAACTTGTGACGACGTACCCCGACGCGCCCGACTTCACCGCGGTAGACCCGTACCGGTTCGCCCCGACGATCGGCGAACTCGATCTGCACCTGATCCGCGAGGGGCGTCACGAAGAGCTCTGGCGCGTCCTCGGCGCGCATGTGCGCACGATCGACGGCGTCGCGGGCACGGCCTTCTCCGTGTGGGCGCCGAACGCCCGGGCTGTGCGTGTCGTCGGCGACTTCAACGGATGGGACGGCCCCGCCCACGCCATGCGGTCCATGGGATCCAGCGGCGTCTGGGAGATCTTCGTCCCCGGCATCGGGGTCGGCACCGCCTACAAGTTCCAGCTCCTCTCCCGCGGCGGTGAGTGGGTGCTCAAAGCCGATCCGATGGCGCGATTCGCCGAGATCCCCCCGGCGACGGCATCCGTCGTGACGGATTCGGGATATGCATGGTCGGATGCCGCATGGCTGAAGGCGCGCGCGTCCAGCCAGCCTGTGTCGCAGCCCATGTCGATCTACGAAGTGCACTTCGGCTCGTGGCGTCCGGGGCTCTCGTATCGCGAGGGTGCGGACCAGCTGATCGACTACGTCACGGCGCAGGGCTTCACCCACGTGGAGTTCCTGCCGCTCGCGGAGCACCCGTTCGGGGGCTCCTGGGGCTATCAGGTGACCGGGTACTACTCCCCCACGAGTCGGTTCGGGTCGCCCGACGACCTCCGCTACCTGATCGACCGGCTGCACCAGGCGGGTATCGGCGTGATCATGGACTGGGTGCCCGGTCACTTCCCGAAGGACGCTTTCGCGCTCGCCCGCTTCGACGGCGAGGCGCTGTACGAGCATCCCGATCCGCGGCGCGGCGAGCACCGCGACTGGGGCACGTACATCTTCGACTACGGACGCAACGAGGTGCGGAACTTCCTCGTCGCCAACGCGCTGTACTGGTTCGAGGAATTCCATGTCGACGGCCTCCGCGTCGACGCCGTCGCGTCGATGCTGTACCTCGACTACTCGCGCGAGGACGGGGAGTGGGTCCCGAACATCCACGGCGGGCGCGAGAACCTGGAGGCCATCAGATTCCTCCAGGAAGTGACCGCCACGTCGTACAAGCGCTATCCGGGGATCTCCCTGATCGCCGAGGAGTCCACGTCCTTCCCGGGCGTGACCGCTCCGACGAGTCAGGCGGGTCTCGGCTTCGGGTTCAAGTGGAACATGGGCTGGATGAACGACTCGCTCCAGTACATCGCCCGGGACCCGATGTACCGCGCGCACCACGAAGGAGAGCTCTCGTTCTCGTTCGTCTACGCGTTCAGCGAGAACTTCGTGCTACCCATCAGCCATGACGAGGTCGTCCACGGCAAGGGCAGTCTGTTCGCGCGGATGCCCGGTGACCACTGGCAGAAGCTCGCGAACATGCGTGCGTTCCTCGCGTACATGTGGGGCCACCCCGGCAAGCAACTGCTGTTCATGGGACAGGAGTTCGGCCAGCTCTCCGAATGGGCGGAGGGCCGTGGTCTGGACTGGTGGCTGCTGGACCAGCCTTCGCACGCGCAGCTGCACGGCTTCGTGGCGACGCTCAACAGCGTCTACAAGGCGCAGTCCGCACTGTGGTCGCGCGACAGCGACGGCGCGGCGTTCTCCCGCATCGGCGCCCCCACCTGGAACCCGAATGTCGTGGCCTTCTCCCGTCGTGACCATCACGGCAACACGGTCGTCGTGATCGCGAACTTCTCCGGCGTGCCGATCCACGGGTACGCGCTGGATCTGCCCGAATCAGGCGTGTGGCACGAGATCCTCAACTCCGACGGTCAGGAGTACGGCGGCTCGGGCGTCGGCAATCTGGGTGCGGTCCACGCCGGAGAATCCGGACGGGCCACGATGGTCCTGCCCCCGCTCGGGGTCCTCTGGCTCGGACATGCCGCGCAGCAGCACCTGCCGCCGCAAACGAGTTCCGGACAGCTGCTGCTTCCCTGA
- the mnmA gene encoding tRNA 2-thiouridine(34) synthase MnmA, whose product MRVLAAMSGGVDSAVAAARAVDAGHDVVGVHLALSRAGGTLRTGSRGCCTIEDAMDARRAADRLGIPFYVWDFSERFRDDVIEDFVSEYRAGRTPNPCMRCNERIKFAAVLEKALDLGFDAVCTGHYALLRTGTDGTLELHRASDAAKDQSYVLGVLTADQLEHTLFPLGETPSKELVRQEAEARGLTVARKPDSHDICFIPDGDTRGWLAERVGAARGDIVDDSGTVVGSHEGAHAFTVGQRRGLSLGVPAADGKPRFVLEVRPVSNTVVVGPKEALAIAQISGARFTWAGAVPARREFECHVQIRAHADPVPATAVVSAALVTVTPDEPLDGVAPGQTAVLYDGTRVLGQFTIDHTVSAVPVTT is encoded by the coding sequence ATGCGTGTTCTGGCGGCGATGAGCGGGGGAGTGGACTCCGCGGTGGCCGCCGCGCGCGCGGTGGATGCCGGCCACGACGTGGTGGGCGTGCACCTTGCTCTCTCGCGCGCCGGCGGGACGCTGCGCACGGGCAGCCGCGGGTGCTGCACGATCGAGGACGCGATGGATGCGCGACGGGCGGCCGATCGCCTCGGGATCCCGTTCTACGTGTGGGACTTCTCGGAGCGCTTCCGCGACGACGTGATCGAGGATTTCGTCTCGGAGTACCGTGCCGGGCGGACACCCAACCCGTGCATGCGCTGCAACGAGCGGATCAAGTTCGCCGCGGTCCTCGAGAAGGCCCTCGACCTCGGGTTCGACGCCGTCTGCACAGGCCACTACGCGCTCCTTCGCACCGGGACGGACGGGACGCTCGAACTGCACCGCGCGAGCGACGCGGCCAAGGACCAGTCGTACGTGCTCGGCGTTCTCACCGCAGACCAGCTGGAGCACACGCTGTTCCCGCTGGGCGAGACTCCGTCGAAAGAACTCGTCCGGCAGGAGGCGGAGGCGCGCGGTCTGACCGTCGCCCGCAAGCCGGACAGCCACGACATCTGCTTCATTCCGGACGGAGACACCCGCGGCTGGCTCGCCGAGCGGGTGGGCGCCGCGCGCGGCGACATCGTCGACGACTCCGGCACGGTCGTGGGTTCGCACGAGGGGGCGCACGCCTTCACGGTCGGACAGCGCCGCGGGCTGTCGCTCGGTGTGCCGGCGGCAGACGGGAAGCCCCGCTTCGTCCTGGAGGTGCGACCGGTCAGCAACACGGTCGTCGTCGGTCCGAAGGAGGCGCTGGCGATCGCGCAGATCTCCGGCGCCCGATTCACGTGGGCCGGCGCCGTCCCCGCCCGCCGGGAGTTCGAGTGCCACGTCCAGATCCGCGCGCACGCCGATCCCGTGCCGGCGACCGCCGTCGTCTCCGCGGCGCTCGTGACGGTGACGCCCGATGAGCCCCTCGACGGCGTCGCGCCCGGGCAGACCGCCGTCCTATACGACGGCACGCGTGTTCTGGGCCAGTTCACGATCGATCACACGGTCTCGGCGGTGCCGGTCACGACGTGA
- a CDS encoding cysteine desulfurase family protein, with product MVVYLDHAATTGMRPEARDAWLHAAEAAGNPSSIHAAGQAARRVLEDARERLAATLGCEPIEVVFTSGGTESVNLGITGLYRARRERTGRTAIVAPEGEHHATVDTLDYLHEHEVADVEWVRVDRDARLDPDAWEGAVGSGDAAVATLLAANNEVGTLQPLEEAASACARAGVPMHVDAVGAFGHVPLSFRGLRAASGSRSAGLVAMSVAAHKLGGPIGVGALVVARDAAVEPLLHGGGQQRGVRAGTQDPAGAAAFAAAAELAVAELAVEAARIGALRDRLESALRERLPEMRVSALGAERLPGHFHAVFPGAQGDSLLMLLDAAGIAVSTGSACQAGVPEPSHVLLAMGMGDAAARSALRLTLGRTTTAEDVDAVIATLPGVYERARGAGLSTRRVAASRPAGDALS from the coding sequence ATGGTCGTATATCTCGACCACGCCGCGACGACGGGCATGCGGCCCGAAGCACGGGACGCGTGGTTGCATGCCGCCGAGGCGGCAGGCAACCCCTCATCGATCCATGCTGCGGGTCAGGCGGCGCGGCGCGTGCTCGAGGACGCACGCGAGCGACTGGCCGCGACGCTGGGATGCGAGCCGATCGAGGTCGTGTTCACGTCGGGCGGCACCGAGTCCGTGAACCTCGGGATCACAGGTCTGTACCGCGCCCGGCGCGAGCGCACCGGGCGCACGGCGATCGTCGCGCCGGAGGGCGAGCATCACGCCACTGTGGACACGCTGGACTATCTGCACGAACACGAGGTCGCCGACGTGGAATGGGTCCGGGTGGACCGCGATGCCCGACTCGATCCGGACGCTTGGGAGGGTGCGGTCGGCAGCGGCGACGCGGCCGTCGCCACTCTGCTCGCCGCGAACAACGAAGTCGGGACGCTGCAGCCGCTGGAGGAGGCGGCATCCGCCTGCGCGCGGGCCGGCGTGCCGATGCACGTGGACGCCGTGGGCGCTTTCGGCCACGTGCCGCTGTCCTTCCGCGGCCTGCGCGCGGCGAGCGGATCCCGAAGCGCGGGCCTGGTGGCGATGAGCGTCGCCGCGCACAAGCTCGGCGGTCCGATCGGCGTCGGTGCCCTCGTCGTCGCCCGGGACGCGGCCGTCGAGCCTCTCCTGCACGGGGGCGGTCAGCAGCGCGGAGTGCGGGCGGGCACGCAGGATCCCGCCGGTGCGGCGGCGTTCGCCGCAGCGGCGGAGCTCGCTGTCGCCGAGCTCGCGGTCGAGGCCGCCCGCATCGGCGCGCTCCGAGACCGGCTCGAAAGCGCACTGCGGGAGCGCCTTCCCGAGATGCGCGTCTCGGCGCTCGGGGCAGAGCGTCTTCCGGGACACTTCCACGCGGTCTTCCCCGGCGCACAGGGCGACTCCCTCCTGATGCTGCTGGACGCGGCCGGCATCGCCGTCTCGACGGGGTCGGCATGTCAGGCCGGCGTCCCGGAACCCTCGCACGTCCTGCTCGCGATGGGCATGGGCGACGCGGCGGCACGCAGCGCACTGCGTCTGACGCTCGGGCGTACCACCACTGCGGAGGACGTCGATGCGGTGATCGCGACGCTTCCCGGGGTCTACGAGCGAGCGCGGGGAGCCGGGTTGTCCACACGGCGCGTGGCGGCGTCCCGCCCCGCAGGGGACGCGCTCTCGTAG
- the glgX gene encoding glycogen debranching protein GlgX translates to MVSPESLTALAPPPGLLSSELDDLGVTLGPDGATLRVWSANASGVELVVFDDTDLDWITDTVPLEPVGAGVWSVTTPLLRPGTRYAIRVDGPHGPGNTFNPGTLLVEPYARGLVSGGFEDWRAVVVDGSFDWGGVTKPAIPMDRTVIYEGHLKGMSKRHPLVPPALHGTYAGLAHPAMIEHFLALGVTSIQLLPVHAFATEPRLLQHGLTNYWGYNTLNFFTPHGAYATEENRRQGPEAILREFKGMVKLLHQAGLEVILDVVYNHTAEESIGGPRSSLRGIDNRSYYRQQGDGAYIDVTGCGNSVNTSTDAAARLILDSLRYWAVDLQVDGFRFDLAATLGRDANHHFTPDHPLLRAIVDDPALAGVKRIAEPWDVGMGGWQTGNFGDGWHEWNDRYRDRVRNFWLSDVDYARRASTAPVGIGGFATRLSGSSNTFSVERGPLASVNFVTAHDGFTLRDLVSYDVKHNLGNGEQNRDGADTNRSFNHGAEGPTTDAGILATRRKAMRNILGTLLLSAGVPMLTAGDEFARTQRGNNNAYCHDSALTWLSWDHAPWQDDLFAHVRRLIRLRAENPALRPSRFAKLDEHTPSASVMEWYDQTGSTMSIDKWTDPAHRTLQYVAASTPEFEAYNRILLMVHGNERPTEVTLPEIEGVTSFVSLWSSADERPVDVEETFAPGDVVPLVGTSMRLFRVE, encoded by the coding sequence ATGGTCTCGCCCGAATCCCTGACCGCGCTCGCTCCGCCGCCGGGACTGCTGAGCTCCGAGCTCGACGATCTCGGCGTCACGCTCGGACCCGACGGTGCGACTCTGCGCGTCTGGTCCGCGAACGCGAGCGGAGTAGAACTCGTGGTGTTCGACGACACCGATCTGGACTGGATCACCGACACGGTCCCGCTCGAGCCGGTCGGTGCGGGGGTGTGGAGCGTGACGACGCCGCTCCTGCGGCCGGGGACGCGCTACGCGATCCGCGTCGACGGCCCCCACGGCCCCGGCAATACATTCAACCCCGGCACCCTCCTCGTCGAACCGTATGCGAGGGGGCTGGTCAGCGGCGGTTTCGAGGACTGGCGCGCCGTCGTGGTGGACGGATCCTTCGACTGGGGCGGCGTGACGAAACCCGCGATCCCGATGGACAGGACGGTCATCTACGAGGGGCATCTCAAGGGCATGTCCAAGCGGCATCCGCTCGTTCCGCCGGCTCTGCACGGCACGTATGCGGGCCTCGCGCACCCGGCGATGATCGAGCATTTCCTCGCGCTCGGCGTCACGAGCATCCAGCTCCTGCCGGTGCACGCGTTCGCGACCGAGCCTCGTCTGCTCCAGCACGGCCTCACGAACTATTGGGGCTACAACACCCTCAATTTCTTCACGCCGCACGGCGCATACGCGACCGAAGAGAACCGACGGCAGGGACCCGAGGCGATCCTGCGCGAGTTCAAGGGCATGGTGAAGCTGCTGCACCAGGCGGGCCTCGAGGTCATCCTCGACGTCGTGTACAACCACACCGCCGAAGAGAGCATCGGCGGACCGCGCTCGAGCCTGCGCGGCATCGACAACCGCTCCTACTATCGGCAGCAGGGCGACGGCGCGTACATCGACGTGACGGGATGCGGGAATTCGGTGAACACCTCCACGGATGCCGCCGCCCGGCTCATCCTCGATTCGCTGCGCTACTGGGCCGTCGACCTGCAGGTGGACGGGTTCCGGTTCGACCTCGCGGCAACGCTCGGCCGGGATGCGAACCACCACTTCACGCCGGATCACCCTCTCCTGCGTGCGATCGTCGATGATCCGGCGCTCGCCGGCGTCAAGCGCATCGCGGAGCCCTGGGATGTGGGCATGGGCGGCTGGCAGACCGGGAACTTCGGGGACGGCTGGCACGAGTGGAACGACCGCTACCGCGACCGCGTGCGCAACTTCTGGCTGAGCGACGTCGACTACGCACGCCGCGCGTCCACGGCGCCGGTCGGGATCGGCGGCTTCGCCACGCGCCTGTCCGGTTCGTCGAACACGTTCAGCGTCGAGCGGGGGCCGCTGGCGAGCGTGAACTTCGTCACCGCACACGACGGGTTCACCCTCCGTGATCTGGTGTCGTACGACGTGAAGCACAACCTGGGCAACGGCGAGCAGAACCGCGACGGTGCCGACACGAACCGCTCGTTCAACCACGGCGCGGAAGGACCCACGACCGACGCGGGGATCCTCGCCACCCGCCGCAAGGCCATGCGGAACATCCTGGGCACTCTGCTGCTGTCGGCGGGGGTGCCCATGCTGACCGCGGGCGACGAGTTCGCCCGGACGCAGCGCGGCAACAACAACGCCTACTGCCACGACTCCGCCCTCACCTGGCTGTCGTGGGACCACGCGCCGTGGCAGGACGATCTGTTCGCGCACGTTCGTCGCCTCATCCGCCTTCGCGCCGAGAACCCCGCTCTGCGACCGAGCAGATTCGCCAAGCTCGACGAGCACACCCCCTCGGCATCCGTGATGGAGTGGTACGACCAGACCGGCAGCACGATGTCGATCGACAAGTGGACGGACCCCGCCCACCGCACGCTGCAGTACGTCGCCGCCTCCACCCCCGAGTTCGAGGCCTACAACCGGATCCTGCTCATGGTGCACGGCAACGAACGCCCCACCGAGGTGACGCTGCCCGAGATCGAGGGGGTGACCTCGTTCGTTTCGCTGTGGTCCAGTGCGGACGAGCGGCCCGTCGACGTCGAGGAGACTTTCGCTCCCGGGGATGTCGTGCCTCTCGTGGGCACGTCGATGCGGCTCTTCCGGGTCGAGTAG
- a CDS encoding alpha-1,4-glucan--maltose-1-phosphate maltosyltransferase: MVTTTRATRPLSWRSISPVPVREATDFQPNRTTATPRIPVTLISPAVPGGSFRPSAYAGEIVPFRAVAFREGHDLIGVHVRLFAPSGDESLHRLRALHDGFDRWETAVTPLEEGVWGFRFEAFADDFATWEHAADLKIAAGVDAALMREIGARLFDRAVKEKSRPITERRRLESAAVSLRDSAVDDDAALEIVRDPSIAAFFTARPLTSLMTLGERHELLVERERAGVGAWYEFFPRSEGARRLKDGTIKSGTFRTAMKRLPAVAAMGFDVLYLPPIHPIGRLNRKGPNNTLDPKPGDPGSPWAIGSDEGGHDAIHPDLGTLADFRAFVRAARAEGIEVALDLALQAAPDHPWVAAHPEWFTTLPDGTIAYAENPPKKYQDIYPINFDNDPEGFSAEALRVVRHWIAQGVAIFRVDNPHTKPLQFWEWLISTVNAERPDVVFLAEAFSRPAVMQSLAKAGFQQSYTYFTWRNTKAELEEFLTGLATETADFLRPNLFVNTPDILTEYLQYGGRPGYKIRAAIAATGAPTYGVYAGYELYENVARPGAEENIDNEKFEYKLRDWAAAEARGDSLAPYLTRLNQIRREHPALRQLRNISVHWSDDDAILVFSKWIDAALSPSGHADTIIVVANVDPHSVRQTMVHLDTRVWGVPSGTPFEVEDLITGEHWTWSDHNFVRLDAFTEPVHILHVKESR; encoded by the coding sequence GTGGTCACGACGACGCGCGCGACGCGCCCCCTTTCCTGGCGAAGCATCTCTCCGGTCCCCGTCAGGGAGGCCACGGACTTCCAGCCGAACCGCACGACCGCGACGCCGCGCATACCGGTCACCCTGATCTCCCCGGCGGTGCCCGGCGGCTCGTTCCGCCCGAGCGCCTACGCCGGGGAGATCGTCCCGTTCCGGGCCGTGGCGTTCCGCGAGGGACATGACCTGATCGGCGTCCACGTCCGCCTCTTCGCTCCGTCCGGCGACGAGTCGCTGCACCGTCTCCGCGCCCTGCACGACGGGTTCGACCGGTGGGAGACCGCCGTCACCCCGCTCGAGGAAGGTGTCTGGGGCTTCCGCTTCGAGGCTTTCGCGGACGACTTCGCGACGTGGGAGCACGCGGCCGACCTGAAGATCGCCGCGGGGGTGGATGCCGCGCTCATGCGCGAGATCGGCGCGCGACTGTTCGACCGGGCGGTGAAGGAGAAGTCGCGGCCGATCACGGAGCGCCGTCGCCTGGAGAGCGCCGCCGTCAGCCTGCGCGACAGCGCGGTCGACGACGATGCGGCTCTGGAGATCGTCCGCGACCCGTCGATCGCCGCGTTCTTCACGGCGCGCCCGCTGACGTCGCTCATGACGCTCGGTGAGCGTCATGAGCTGCTCGTCGAACGCGAGCGGGCCGGAGTCGGTGCGTGGTACGAGTTCTTCCCCCGCTCGGAGGGCGCACGCCGTTTGAAGGACGGCACGATCAAGAGCGGCACCTTCCGGACGGCGATGAAGCGCCTCCCCGCCGTGGCGGCGATGGGCTTCGACGTGCTCTACCTGCCACCGATCCACCCGATCGGCCGGCTCAACCGCAAGGGCCCGAACAACACGCTCGACCCGAAGCCCGGCGATCCGGGATCGCCCTGGGCGATCGGATCCGACGAGGGCGGGCATGACGCGATCCACCCCGATCTCGGGACCCTGGCGGACTTCCGCGCCTTCGTGCGCGCCGCGCGCGCGGAGGGTATCGAGGTCGCTTTGGATCTCGCTCTCCAGGCCGCGCCGGATCACCCGTGGGTCGCCGCCCACCCGGAGTGGTTCACCACCCTCCCGGACGGGACGATCGCGTACGCAGAGAACCCCCCGAAGAAGTATCAGGACATCTACCCGATCAACTTCGACAACGATCCGGAGGGCTTCTCCGCCGAAGCTCTGCGGGTGGTCCGCCACTGGATCGCCCAGGGCGTCGCGATCTTCCGAGTCGACAATCCCCACACCAAGCCGCTGCAGTTCTGGGAGTGGTTGATCTCCACCGTCAACGCGGAGCGCCCGGACGTCGTCTTCCTGGCCGAGGCGTTCTCGCGGCCGGCCGTGATGCAGTCGCTGGCGAAAGCCGGCTTCCAGCAGAGCTACACGTACTTCACCTGGCGCAACACGAAGGCCGAGCTGGAGGAGTTCCTGACGGGCCTCGCGACCGAGACAGCCGACTTCCTGCGCCCGAATCTTTTCGTCAACACGCCCGACATCCTCACGGAGTACCTGCAGTACGGCGGCCGACCGGGCTACAAGATCCGCGCGGCGATCGCGGCCACGGGAGCACCGACCTACGGGGTGTACGCCGGATACGAGCTGTACGAGAACGTCGCGCGTCCCGGCGCGGAAGAGAACATCGACAACGAGAAGTTCGAGTACAAGCTCCGCGACTGGGCGGCAGCGGAGGCGCGCGGAGATTCGCTCGCCCCGTACCTGACTCGCCTGAACCAGATCCGCCGGGAGCACCCCGCGCTGCGGCAGCTGCGCAACATCTCGGTGCACTGGAGCGACGACGACGCGATCCTCGTCTTCTCGAAGTGGATCGACGCCGCGCTCTCGCCGAGCGGACACGCCGACACGATCATCGTGGTGGCCAACGTCGACCCGCATTCCGTGCGTCAGACGATGGTCCACCTGGACACCCGCGTCTGGGGCGTGCCGTCCGGGACGCCGTTCGAGGTCGAAGACCTGATCACGGGTGAGCACTGGACCTGGTCGGATCACAATTTCGTCCGTCTCGACGCGTTCACCGAACCCGTCCACATCCTGCACGTGAAGGAGTCTCGATGA